One Candidatus Kapaibacterium sp. genomic window carries:
- a CDS encoding transposase, which produces MAISNTTNNLEDFFTERQKKKVEIEVGLLALAHNLSKFVA; this is translated from the coding sequence TTGGCAATATCAAACACAACAAACAATTTAGAAGATTTTTTTACTGAGAGGCAAAAGAAAAAAGTAGAAATCGAAGTTGGACTATTGGCTCTAGCCCACAATCTGAGCAAATTTGTAGCTTAA
- the fliP gene encoding flagellar type III secretion system pore protein FliP (The bacterial flagellar biogenesis protein FliP forms a type III secretion system (T3SS)-type pore required for flagellar assembly.), with amino-acid sequence MKKLIIIYVLIVLLFPFIAEAQQSQQLQLPNLSVNVGMDDGGNDLVLTLQILAVLTVLTLAPSILVMMTCFTRIIVVFHFLKQAMGAHTQPPNQLLTGLALFLTFFVMQPVLDQSNERGIQPYMRDEITQEVAVENIIQPFREFMLKHTREEDLALFVKLSGSEKPMDETELTIWAIIPAYTISELRVAFQIGFMLFVPFLVLDMIIASTLMSLGMFLLPPQLISLPIKLLLFILVDGWNLVIDSLMKSILN; translated from the coding sequence TTGAAAAAACTTATTATTATATACGTTCTGATTGTATTGCTTTTCCCGTTTATAGCCGAAGCCCAGCAATCTCAGCAGCTTCAGTTGCCGAATCTTTCGGTTAATGTGGGCATGGATGACGGCGGAAATGATTTGGTGTTGACGCTCCAAATTCTTGCCGTACTGACAGTTTTGACCTTGGCGCCTTCGATTTTGGTGATGATGACTTGTTTCACTCGCATTATTGTAGTGTTCCACTTCCTGAAACAAGCTATGGGTGCACATACTCAACCGCCCAACCAATTGCTTACCGGATTGGCGCTTTTTCTGACATTTTTTGTGATGCAACCGGTTCTCGACCAATCTAACGAACGCGGGATTCAGCCGTATATGAGAGATGAAATCACTCAAGAAGTAGCTGTCGAGAATATTATTCAGCCCTTCCGCGAGTTTATGCTCAAGCATACTCGGGAAGAAGATTTGGCACTCTTTGTCAAACTTAGCGGCTCCGAAAAACCTATGGACGAGACTGAACTTACGATTTGGGCGATTATTCCGGCATATACGATTAGCGAACTAAGGGTGGCATTCCAAATCGGTTTTATGCTTTTTGTGCCATTTTTGGTGCTGGATATGATTATAGCGAGCACTCTGATGTCCCTGGGTATGTTCCTTCTGCCACCGCAACTTATCTCATTGCCGATTAAGCTCTTGCTGTTCATTTTGGTGGATGGCTGGAACTTAGTGATTGATTCATTAATGAAAAGTATTTTGAATTAG
- the flhB gene encoding flagellar biosynthesis protein FlhB, which produces MAENKDGQEKTELATPKRLKEGRDKGQVSKSMDVTTSAVLMIGVMGIFLMGGELISTYQHFMKGIFQNLGSLRVTEEGFPAFAGEIIGFMSTLLLPIMFLVFFVALAAEISQVGLKIATKKFTEGLRFKQIFNPFSGLKRIFFSKHSLFELAKGLTKIFVLGSVVVTVLWNKDEEIIGLLERPFADVGILMAGLAFEIMWKVGAVYIIIAFADFTYQKWKFKEDMKMTKKETKDESRQAEGDPMIKSRIRQLMRGRVRKLMLKNVKTADVVITNPTHFAVALAYAPGESGAPRVVAKGVDFMAMSIRTLAEDFDVPIVENPPLARTLYFSTEVDMEIPENLFKAVAQILAYVYTLKNKKL; this is translated from the coding sequence GTGGCTGAAAACAAAGACGGACAAGAGAAGACCGAACTTGCCACCCCGAAGCGGCTTAAAGAGGGGAGAGACAAAGGGCAAGTATCAAAAAGTATGGACGTTACCACTTCAGCAGTGTTGATGATAGGGGTGATGGGAATATTTTTGATGGGCGGCGAATTAATTTCGACCTATCAGCATTTCATGAAAGGGATTTTCCAAAATCTTGGGTCATTGCGAGTCACCGAAGAAGGTTTTCCTGCTTTTGCAGGTGAAATCATCGGTTTTATGTCCACTCTTTTGCTTCCTATTATGTTTTTGGTCTTTTTCGTGGCATTAGCGGCAGAAATATCCCAAGTTGGGTTAAAAATAGCCACAAAGAAATTTACCGAAGGATTGAGATTTAAACAAATTTTCAATCCCTTTAGCGGATTGAAACGAATTTTCTTTTCAAAACATTCTTTGTTTGAATTAGCGAAGGGATTAACCAAGATTTTTGTTCTTGGGTCTGTTGTTGTGACTGTGTTGTGGAACAAAGACGAAGAAATTATCGGGCTTTTGGAACGCCCCTTTGCAGATGTTGGTATATTGATGGCAGGTTTAGCATTCGAAATTATGTGGAAAGTCGGAGCAGTTTACATTATCATTGCTTTTGCAGATTTCACTTACCAAAAGTGGAAATTCAAGGAAGATATGAAAATGACCAAGAAGGAAACTAAGGACGAATCTCGCCAAGCAGAAGGCGACCCGATGATTAAATCCCGAATAAGGCAATTGATGAGGGGACGAGTCAGGAAACTGATGCTCAAAAATGTAAAAACAGCAGATGTAGTAATTACCAACCCGACTCACTTTGCAGTTGCATTGGCATATGCGCCCGGAGAATCGGGTGCACCGAGAGTAGTGGCGAAAGGCGTGGATTTCATGGCTATGAGCATCAGAACTTTAGCAGAAGACTTTGATGTGCCGATTGTCGAAAACCCTCCTTTGGCTCGAACTTTATATTTTTCTACTGAAGTTGATATGGAAATTCCGGAGAATTTGTTCAAAGCAGTTGCGCAAATTCTCGCTTATGTTTATACACTAAAAAACAAAAAGCTCTAA
- a CDS encoding transposase yields the protein MVNYSIHQTAGDTSTFIEHIESYKRQYREYPESITADAGYGGHENYKYAEDNKIEAYIKYNYFHLRAEKQISEDISKSDNLYYNEEQDCYYCPMGQAMENIGEKRKNNFERIQTNSQPI from the coding sequence GTGGTCAATTACAGTATTCATCAAACAGCCGGTGACACTTCCACATTTATTGAACATATAGAATCATATAAACGCCAATATCGTGAATACCCTGAATCAATCACAGCTGATGCAGGTTATGGGGGTCATGAGAATTACAAATATGCAGAAGACAATAAAATCGAAGCCTATATCAAATACAACTATTTTCACTTAAGAGCAGAAAAGCAAATTAGCGAAGACATCAGCAAGTCCGACAATTTATATTACAACGAAGAACAAGACTGTTACTATTGCCCAATGGGTCAAGCGATGGAAAATATCGGAGAGAAAAGAAAAAATAACTTTGAACGGATACAAACAAATAGTCAGCCGATATAG
- the fliQ gene encoding flagellar biosynthesis protein FliQ translates to MTEQMVIQIVRDAFYHVLLIVGPLLLVSLTVGLFIAILQAATTVSEQTLTFVPKLIAVFVVIVLLLPFMIQTLKAYMIEIMNLIAGM, encoded by the coding sequence ATGACTGAGCAAATGGTAATTCAAATTGTACGAGATGCCTTTTATCATGTATTGCTGATTGTGGGACCCTTGCTATTGGTTTCATTAACGGTAGGTTTGTTTATTGCGATTTTGCAAGCGGCTACGACTGTTTCCGAGCAAACGCTGACATTCGTCCCGAAATTGATTGCAGTTTTCGTTGTAATAGTCTTGCTCTTGCCCTTTATGATTCAGACGCTGAAGGCATATATGATTGAAATAATGAATCTAATCGCCGGTATGTGA
- a CDS encoding transposase — MNNVYSSRRIENLVQENIHYMWLSGMQKPDHNTINRFRSKRLASGLKKSSLR, encoded by the coding sequence ATGAATAATGTTTATTCAAGCCGACGAATAGAAAATTTAGTGCAAGAAAATATTCATTATATGTGGCTAAGCGGTATGCAAAAGCCGGATCACAATACAATCAATCGCTTCCGCAGTAAACGCTTGGCAAGCGGCTTGAAGAAGTCTTCACTAAGGTAG
- the flhA gene encoding flagellar biosynthesis protein FlhA: MAKSKQLGPTKNSGMEDFTRNFSLRLSKNNDVFLAAGIMLIIALLIVPLPTFMLDLLLTVNIAVAILILLVSLYLKTPLDLASFPTILLITTLFRLGLNVASTRLILGQAEAGQIIDAFGQFVIGGNYVVGIIIFLILVLINFVVIIKGSSRIAEVSARFTLDALPGKQMSIDADMNAGYIDEQTARKRRESLTKEADFFGAMDGAAKFIRGDAIAGLVITAINIIGGFAIGVLQLGMPIAEAAAIYTILTIGDGLVSQIPSLLISVSGGLVVTRSASSDNLDIEIGKQFVGKPKPLYIASIALLGIGMLPGFPLLPFLLLSVIAATAAFLRTKTIAREEQAKLDEELQETEQIRKPEDQPVEELLKVDPVEIELGYSLIMLVDESQGGDLFKRITNVRRQLAIELGIILPPVRVRDNLQLEPEEYVVKIRGNENARNMLYPQMLLAMNPGTAEGNLKGIQVTEPVFGLPATWISYNDRENAELMGFTVVEAATVLTTHLTELLRRNADKLITRQDIKHLLENLKEDYPALIEEISPDTLPVSTIQKIVQKLLSEGIPIRDLAIISESLLEYYKVTKNADVLTEYVRHSLSETIKKLYQDQNGVIHAIALDHEVEEVMTNALQSNNQNSLVPSLGLSPEILNVINQSISEAIDEVTIAGYMPVVICSAQVRPYFYRMIHSTYPMVSVISYTELPAETDIEILSRVQMQFT; encoded by the coding sequence ATGGCTAAAAGCAAACAATTGGGACCGACAAAAAACTCAGGGATGGAAGATTTCACTCGGAATTTTAGTCTGAGGCTATCTAAGAACAATGACGTTTTCTTGGCAGCAGGAATCATGCTGATAATAGCATTGCTGATAGTTCCCTTGCCAACTTTCATGCTTGATTTGCTTTTGACCGTTAATATTGCAGTAGCCATTTTGATTTTGCTCGTGTCTCTCTATCTCAAGACTCCACTCGATTTAGCATCATTTCCAACGATTTTGCTTATAACTACATTATTCCGGCTTGGGCTGAACGTTGCTTCTACAAGGCTTATACTTGGTCAGGCAGAAGCAGGGCAAATAATCGATGCATTCGGACAATTTGTGATTGGTGGCAATTACGTAGTAGGTATAATTATATTCCTAATTTTAGTGCTGATTAACTTTGTTGTAATCATCAAAGGTTCGAGTAGAATTGCAGAGGTTTCGGCAAGATTTACTTTAGATGCTTTGCCGGGCAAGCAAATGTCTATAGATGCGGATATGAACGCCGGATATATTGACGAACAAACTGCTCGCAAAAGACGAGAAAGCCTGACCAAAGAGGCTGATTTCTTCGGGGCAATGGATGGTGCTGCAAAGTTTATCCGAGGTGATGCAATAGCCGGATTGGTAATCACAGCTATCAATATAATTGGCGGATTTGCTATCGGCGTACTCCAACTCGGGATGCCAATCGCCGAAGCCGCTGCAATTTATACAATTTTAACAATTGGCGATGGGCTTGTTTCCCAAATTCCGTCATTACTAATTTCCGTTTCAGGTGGTTTGGTCGTGACGCGTTCAGCATCGTCAGATAATCTGGATATTGAAATCGGGAAACAGTTTGTTGGCAAACCCAAACCCCTATATATTGCTTCAATTGCCTTGCTGGGTATTGGTATGTTACCGGGATTTCCACTTTTGCCATTTTTGTTATTGTCAGTCATAGCAGCGACGGCTGCTTTTTTACGCACAAAGACTATAGCACGCGAAGAACAGGCAAAATTAGATGAAGAATTGCAAGAAACCGAACAAATCCGCAAGCCCGAAGACCAACCCGTTGAAGAATTATTGAAGGTGGACCCTGTGGAGATTGAACTTGGATACAGTTTAATCATGCTGGTGGACGAATCACAAGGTGGCGACTTGTTCAAACGGATTACAAATGTCCGGCGACAACTCGCTATCGAGCTTGGGATAATTTTGCCACCTGTCAGGGTGCGAGATAATTTGCAGTTAGAGCCTGAAGAGTATGTAGTCAAAATCCGAGGGAATGAAAACGCCCGAAATATGCTTTATCCGCAAATGTTGTTGGCGATGAATCCGGGTACTGCCGAAGGCAATTTGAAAGGAATTCAAGTAACCGAACCCGTGTTTGGATTGCCGGCTACATGGATAAGTTATAATGACCGCGAAAATGCTGAATTGATGGGCTTCACAGTAGTGGAAGCTGCAACAGTTCTGACTACACATCTGACTGAATTGCTTCGCCGTAATGCCGATAAATTAATCACGCGCCAAGATATAAAGCATCTTTTGGAAAATCTGAAAGAAGATTATCCGGCATTAATCGAGGAAATATCTCCCGATACTTTGCCTGTTTCAACGATACAAAAAATCGTTCAAAAATTACTCTCCGAAGGCATCCCGATTCGTGATTTGGCAATTATAAGCGAATCTTTGCTCGAATATTACAAAGTTACGAAAAACGCGGACGTGTTGACTGAATATGTGCGTCATAGTTTGTCCGAAACGATTAAGAAATTATATCAAGACCAAAATGGTGTGATTCATGCCATTGCATTAGACCACGAAGTTGAAGAAGTTATGACGAATGCTTTGCAATCAAATAATCAAAATTCGCTTGTGCCATCTCTCGGATTATCGCCCGAAATACTAAATGTCATCAACCAAAGTATTTCCGAAGCAATTGATGAAGTCACCATCGCAGGGTATATGCCTGTAGTTATTTGCTCTGCTCAAGTGCGTCCCTATTTTTATCGGATGATTCATTCCACATATCCAATGGTCAGTGTGATTAGTTATACCGAATTACCCGCAGAAACCGACATTGAAATATTAAGTCGCGTTCAAATGCAATTTACGTAG
- the rplS gene encoding 50S ribosomal protein L19, with protein sequence MNALEYVNDVAKERATSVRKAKDGDNYAAFPEFREGDMITVAVRVVEGEKERLQNFKGIVIAMHSGGINKSFTIRKISNGVGVERVFPFYSPMIQSISLEKKGRVRRAKLYYLRGMSEKKIRQKLS encoded by the coding sequence GTGAATGCATTAGAATATGTAAACGACGTTGCCAAAGAAAGGGCAACATCAGTCAGAAAAGCTAAAGACGGCGACAACTATGCGGCGTTTCCGGAGTTTCGCGAAGGCGACATGATAACCGTTGCGGTTAGAGTAGTCGAAGGCGAAAAAGAACGTCTCCAGAACTTTAAAGGAATCGTCATCGCAATGCATAGTGGCGGCATCAACAAATCTTTCACAATCAGAAAGATTTCGAACGGTGTCGGAGTCGAAAGAGTTTTCCCATTCTACTCACCAATGATTCAATCAATTTCATTGGAAAAGAAAGGTCGTGTCCGCAGAGCAAAATTGTACTATCTTCGCGGCATGTCCGAAAAGAAGATTCGCCAAAAACTCAGCTAA
- a CDS encoding type II toxin-antitoxin system HicA family toxin has protein sequence MKVEKILKKLIAGTHNVKFGEMLYLLEAFGFELDRTKGSHHIFKHVGINEIVNIQNVNGEVKSYQVKQVLTIIERNSLTYK, from the coding sequence ATGAAAGTTGAGAAAATTCTAAAGAAATTGATTGCAGGCACCCATAACGTCAAATTTGGCGAGATGTTATATCTGCTCGAAGCATTTGGATTTGAGTTAGACAGAACTAAGGGCAGCCATCACATTTTCAAGCATGTAGGAATAAATGAGATCGTCAACATACAAAACGTGAATGGAGAAGTTAAATCTTACCAAGTAAAACAAGTTTTAACTATTATCGAAAGAAATTCGTTAACTTATAAGTAA
- a CDS encoding T9SS type A sorting domain-containing protein, translated as MRQPLDETIDIKIFNTLGECVSTTPHPSTGSGSDILRIDISHLSRGVYYLRIGSRTQMFVKV; from the coding sequence ATGAGACAGCCTCTTGATGAAACTATTGACATCAAAATCTTCAACACTCTTGGCGAATGTGTGAGTACCACCCCGCACCCTTCGACAGGCTCAGGGAGCGATATTTTAAGAATTGATATTTCGCATCTATCTCGTGGTGTGTATTATCTCCGCATCGGCAGCCGGACGCAGATGTTTGTGAAAGTCTGA
- a CDS encoding transposase has product MSPEGTKKRKRRPIEPEAVFGNIKHNKQFRRFFY; this is encoded by the coding sequence ATGAGTCCTGAAGGGACGAAGAAACGAAAACGACGACCAATTGAACCGGAAGCGGTTTTTGGCAATATCAAACACAACAAACAATTTAGAAGATTTTTTTACTGA
- the fliR gene encoding flagellar biosynthetic protein FliR — MIDSATLHLLTSKFLIGTLIFIRILGVFSAAPFFKATAIIPQVKIFLAALIAIAVTSAFWEDQPVIEFHLWYVTLLVMKEFLLGLIIGFAAHAVFFAARFAGGVIDIEMGYQTAVLFDPSNTTPTLVGEFKDMIALMLFLVLNGHHHIIEAAYVSVRAVPLTTFAMTEATAALLTKYAVTVFILAIKIAAPILVALFCTNLALALLARIAPQTNIFILSFQVKVAVGLIMLFISVPMVIYILKWALGSVQQITFEILMSMYPDRVM; from the coding sequence GTGATTGATTCCGCCACCTTACACCTACTTACAAGTAAATTTCTGATAGGGACTTTAATCTTTATCAGGATTTTGGGTGTATTTTCGGCAGCTCCATTTTTCAAAGCAACAGCAATTATTCCCCAAGTGAAAATATTTCTTGCCGCATTGATTGCGATTGCGGTGACATCGGCATTTTGGGAAGACCAACCTGTGATTGAATTTCACTTGTGGTATGTTACACTATTGGTGATGAAAGAATTTCTTCTCGGTCTAATTATTGGATTTGCAGCTCATGCAGTATTTTTTGCGGCACGATTTGCAGGTGGTGTGATTGATATTGAAATGGGCTATCAAACTGCCGTTTTATTTGACCCATCGAATACAACACCAACCTTAGTCGGCGAGTTTAAGGATATGATAGCATTGATGCTGTTTTTAGTGCTGAATGGGCATCATCACATTATCGAGGCGGCATATGTAAGTGTCCGAGCGGTACCTTTGACCACATTTGCCATGACCGAAGCTACAGCCGCTTTGCTTACAAAGTATGCAGTTACGGTATTTATCCTTGCAATTAAAATTGCCGCACCGATTCTCGTAGCATTATTTTGTACAAATCTTGCTTTGGCACTTTTGGCAAGAATTGCTCCGCAGACGAATATTTTCATTCTGAGTTTCCAAGTTAAGGTAGCAGTCGGATTAATAATGTTGTTCATATCGGTACCCATGGTTATTTATATTTTGAAATGGGCATTGGGCTCGGTGCAACAAATTACATTCGAAATACTGATGAGTATGTATCCCGATAGGGTGATGTAA